The genomic DNA TTTATTCAAGGTGAAGTATTACATTACCAAGGTGGATCTCCAGTATTATTTGAACATTTATTTTGGTTTTTAGGACACCCAGAAGTTTATATTGTTTTATTACCAGCATTAGGTATAACTTCAGAAATTATAGCAACCAACTCACGTAAACCTATTTTTGGGTATCGTGCCATGGTAGCTTCAATTTTAGCAATTGCATTTTTATCTACAATTGTTTGGGGTCACCACATGTTTATTTCAGGTATGAATCCATTTTTAGGTTCAGTATTTACCTTTACAACATTACTTATTGCAATACCATCTGCTGTAAAAGCATTTAATTACATAACAACACTCTGGAAAGGAAACCTTCAAATGAATCCGGCAATGCTGTTTTCTATTGGTTTAGTTTCTACTTTCATTACAGGTGGATTAACAGGAATTATTTTAGGAGATAGTGCTTTAGATATTAATGTTCACGATACTTACTTCGTAGTAGCACACTTTCACTTAGTAATGGGTATCTCAGCACTTTACGGTATGTTTGCAGGTATTTATCATTGGTTCCCAAAAATGTTTGGGCGTATGTTAAATAAAAATTTAGGATATGTACACTTTTGGGTAACTGCAGTTTGTGCTTATGGTGTTTTCTTCCCAATGCACTTCATTGGTATGGCAGGTTTACCAAGAAGATACTATACAAATAGTAATTTTCCATTATTTGATGATTTACAAGATGTAAATGTTGTAATTACACTTTTCGCTTTAATTGGAGGAGTATTTCAAATAGTGTTTTTATATAACTTCTTTAGTAGTATGTTTTATGGAAAGAAGGCAACACAAAATCCATGGAGGTCAAATACTATGGAATGGACTACACCAGTAGAGCATATTCATGGTAACTGGCCAGGAGAAATCCCAGAAGTACACCGTTGGGCTTACGATTATAGTAAACCAGGTCACGATGTTGATTTTGTTTCTCAAATTGTTCCTCTTAAAGAAGGAGAAGAAGAGTTACAACACTAATAATAATTAAAATAAAATTTATATAAAAGCTTGTTCATTTTAACCGAACAAGCTTTTTTTACATCTAATAATTAAGTGATTTTTATTATTTTAAGTCCATTTTTTACTTAATATATTTTCAATCGCTTTTTCTTTATATTTGTTTTAGTTGATATTTCTTCCATTAATTAAGAAATATAATCTTTATATATACTTATGAACGAGAACTTAAATCCATCTAACGAAAACTTTTCACCCGAAGAATTTGATATCGAAAAAACATTGAGACCATTATCTTTTGATGATTTTACGGGTCAAGATAATGTTTTAGAAAACTTACAAGTTTTTGTTCAGGCAGCAAACCAAAGAGACGAAGCATTAGACCATACATTATTTCATGGACCTCCAGGTTTAGGTAAAACTACATTAGCTAATATATTAGCTAATGAACTTAATGTTGGTATTAAAATCACTTCCGGCCCAGTTTTAGATAAGCCAGGAGATTTAGCAGGACTGTTAACTAATCTAGACGATAGAGACGTTTTATTTATAGATGAAATTCATAGGTTAAGTCCTATTGTAGAAGAATATTTGTATTCTGCAATGGAAGACTTTAAAATAGATATCATGATAGAGTCTGGTCCTAACGCAAGAACAGTTCAAATAAATTTAAATCCCTTTACTTTAGTTGGAGCAACAACACGATCAGGTTTATTAACAGCGCCAATGCGTGCACGTTTTGGTATACAAAGTCGCCTACAATATTATTCAACCGATTTATTAAGTACCATTATACAACGAAGTGCACAAATTTTGAATGTACCAATATCTATGGAAGCAGCTATAGAAATAGCAGGTAGAAGTAGAGGAACACCAAGAATAGCAAATGCACTGTTAAGACGAGTGCGAGATTTTGCACAAATAAAAGGAAACGGAAGTATTGATATTGCAATAGCAAAATTTAGCTTAGAAGCATTAAATGTAGATGCTTATGGTTTAGATGAAATGGATAATAAAATACTTTCTACAATAATAGATAAATTTAAAGGAGGACCTGTTGGAATTACTACTATAGCAACCGCAGTTAGTGAAAGTACCGAAACAGTAGAAGAAGTTTACGAACCTTTTTTAATACAACAAGGCTTTATTATGCGAACACCTCGAGGAAGAGAAGTTACAGCATTAGCCTATGAGCATTTGGGTAAAATTAAAGGACCAACTCAAGGAGGTTTATTTTAACTTATAACAAAGCAAAAATCTTTAATGATAAACAATAAAGCTAAATACACAAACCTTATTAAAACCGAAGCCAAACGCCTCGGTTTTTTATCTTGTGGTATTAGCAAAGCCGAATTTTTAGAAGCAGAAGCACCACGTTTAGAAAACTGGCTAAATAATAATATGAATGGTGAAATGCGTTATATGGAAAACCATTTTGATAAACGCTTAGACCCAACAAAATTAGTAGAAGATTCTAAAAGTGTTATTTCTCTTTTACTAAATTACTACCCTGAAGAAACCCAAAAAGATTCTGAAGCTCCCAAGCTTTCAAAATATGCTTATGGTAACGATTATCATCATGTAATAAAATCTAAATTAAAAACACTTACACATTATATACAAGAAGAAATTGGGGAAGTAAGTGGTAGAGCTTTTGTAGACTCTGCACCAGTGTTAGATAAAGCTTGGGCAGCAAAATCTGGATTAGGCTGGATTGGTAAACATAGTAATTTATTAACCCAACAAGTAGGTTCTTTTTATTTTATAGCAGAACTAATAATAGATTTAGATTTAGAATACGATACTATAGTTTCAGACCATTGTGGAACTTGCACTGCATGCATAGACGCCTGTCCAACTCAAGCAATTGTAGAACCTTATGTGGTAGACGGTAGTAAATGTATAAGTTACTTTACAATAGAACTTAAAGACCAATTACCTAATGAGATGAAAGGTAAGTTTGATAGTTGGATGTTTGGTTGCGATGTTTGCCAGGATGTATGTCCTTGGAATAAATTTTCAAAAGCACATAATGAACCATTATTCAATCCGCATCCAGAACTGTTAGACATGACTAAAAAAGACTGGGAAGAAATTACAGAAGATGTATTTAAAAAAGTGTTTCAAAAGTCGGCAGTAAAACGAACTAAATTTTCTGGATTAACTCGAAACATTAAATTTTTAAATGAGTAGATTTATGAAACAATTAATGTTTGTTCTGGTTTTTATTATTGTTAGTTGTGCTTCCCAAAAGGATGAAGTTTATGTTGAAAAGATTTCTAAAGAGTTTATTAATAATGAATTTAAATATGATATTGATAACAAGGTTTACCTAGTAAATAAGAAGTTTTTATATAGTTACTCACTCATCCATAATGATAAATTAGTTGATTTAGATTTAAAGGCAATCAGGTTGACAATACAAGGTACAACTCTACCATTTTCTAAATTTGATCCAGACTATAATCAAACTGTAATAAAGTATGAATACTTAGATGAAAAAGGTAAGTTAATGTTTAGTGAAAGAACGGGATTAATAGAAAATAATAATAATATATGGATTCATCCGCCAAGACAAGGCGATGCAGGCATTTTACAGTTATCTGCATTTCCATACATTAAATTGAATAATAAAAAAAATGGATATGGAAATTAGATGCTGGATATCAGGATAATAAAAATATTCACTTAACACACACCTATAAGAAATTAAAATTAATTGATTATGAAACAGAATATGGAATATTAAAATGCACTCCTATTTTCGCAACATCAAATAGTAACATGGGAATTACAACTTCAAAATTTCTGTATAATGAGAAGTTAGGTTTTGTAAGATTAGAGTTTAATAATATTGATGGGACAACAATTATTTTGAATATTATAAATACAAACTAGCATTACAAAATGCAACAGTAAAAATTTTCTGGATTAACTCGAAACATGAATTTTTAAAATTAATATTTAGTTCCTTCAAACTTTTAAACTAAATCATTCAAAAAATTGTGAGTTTAAACGATTGAGTATTCTTAAATTTGCATGTTCTATAAAAACTAAATTATGAGCAAACAAAGCAAAAGAAGAGAAGCCTTAGTATATCATGCAAAGCCTACTCCAGGAAAGATAAAAGTTGTTCCTACAAAAAAATATGCATCGCAAAGAGATTTAGCTTTAGCCTATTCTCCAGGTGTTGCAGAGCCTTGTTTAGAAATTAAAAAAGACGTAAATAACGTATATAAATATACAGCTAAAGGCAATTTAGTTGCTGTAATATCTAATGGTACAGCCGTTTTAGGATTAGGAAATATTGGTCCAGAAGCCTCTAAGCCAGTTATGGAAGGTAAAGGTTTACTGTTTAAAATTTTTGCAGATATAGATGTTTTCGATATTGAAGTAGATACAGAAGATGTTGACGCTTTTATAGAAACTGTAAAAAATATAGCACCAACATTTGGAGGTATAAACCTTGAAGATATTAAAGCACCAGAAGCTTTTGAAATTGAAAAGCGTTTAAAAGAAGAGCTTGATATTCCTGTAATGCATGACGACCAGCATGGTACAGCCATAATCTCATCGGCTGCATTATTAAATGCTTTAGAAATAGCAGAAAAAGATATAAAAACAGTAAAAGTTGTAGTATCTGGAGCAGGGTCTGCTGCAATGGCTTGTGTAAATTTATATGTTGCTTTAGGTGTTAAACCAGAAAACATAACAATGTTTGATAGTGAAGGCGTATTACATAAAGACAGGACAGATTTACTTGATAGCCAAATAAAATATGCAACAACTATTAAATACAATAGTTTAGCAGAAGCAATGGTAAATAGCGATGTGTTTTTAGGACTTTCTGTTGGTAATTTGGTGTCTCAAGACATGTTAAAAACCATGGCAAAAAATCCTATTGTTTTTGCAATGGCAAATCCAGATCCAGAAATTAGTTACGAACTAGCAATAGATACTAGGGATGATATAATTATGGCCACTGGCCGAAGCGATCACCCTAACCAAGTAAATAATGTATTAGGATTTCCGTTTATATTTCGTGGAGCATTAGATGTACGTGCCACAAAAATTAACGAAGAAATGAAAATGGCGGCAGTAAAAGCATTAGCTAAATTAGCTAAAGAATCTGTGCCAGAACAAGTAAATATTGCTTATAACGAAACAAGGTTAACTTTTGGTAAAGACTATATTATACCAAAACCTTTTGATCCAAGATTAATTGCCGAAGTTCCTCCTGCAGTAGCGAAAGCAGCTATGGATAGTGGTGTTGCAAAAGAACCAATTGTAGATTGGGATAAGTATAGAGATTCTTTATTAGAACGTTTAGGGTCAGACAATAAAATTGTAAGGTTATTATTAAATAGAGCAAGAACAAATCCAAAACGTGTTGTTTATGCAGAAGCAGACCATATAGATGTTTTAAAAGCAGCGCAAATTGTTCATGATGAAGGTATTGCAATTCCTATTTTATTAGGAAGAAAAGAGCAAATTGAAAAGCTAAAAGAAGAAATTGAATTTTTTGCAGATGTTCCTATAATAGACCCAAAATCAGATGAGCAAGTAGAGCAAAAAAATAAATATGCACAAGTATATTGGGAGCAAAGAAAACGTCGTGGAGTTACATTATTAGAAGCTCAAAAATTAATGCGTGAACGTAACTACTTTGCTGCAATGATGGTAAATGAAGGTGATGCCGATGCTTTAATATCTGGTTACTCACGTAGTTATCCACAAGTTGTAAAACCAATGTTAGAGCTTATTGGGCTTGCACCAGGATCTACAAGAATTGCAACAACAAACGTTATGATGACCGAGCGTGGACCAATGTTTTTAAGTGATACTTCAATAAATATTAATCCTTCGGCTAAGGATTTAATTAAAATTGCACAAATGACTTCTGGTGTTGTAAAAATGTTTGGTATGACGCCAGTTATGGCAATGACAAGCTATTCAAATTTTGGTTCATCTAAAGATCAAACTGCAACAAAAGTGCGTGAAGCTGTTTCTTATTTACATAGAAGACATCCAGATTTACTGGTTGATGGAGAATTACAAACAGATTTTGCATTAAATAGTAAGATGCTTCAAGACATTTTTCCGTTTTCAAAATTATCTGGGCACAAAGTGAATACATTAATATTTCCAAACTTAGAATCTGCAAATATTACTTATAAGCTTTTAAAAGAATTAAATAAAGCAGAATCTATAGGTCCAATAATGATGGGATTACGTAAACCAGTCCATATTCTTCAACTTGATGCAAGTGTAGACGAGATTGTAAACATGACTGCTATTGCTGTAATTGACGCCCAACACAAAGGAAAACAATCTTAAATTCCCCCTTTTTTTAACACAATTTTAAGTCCAATAATTTTCTTACATTTGAATGCTTAAGAAGAAATTGTAGATGATCACACATATAAAGGGAAAAATGGTGGAAAAAAATCCAACAGATGTTGTAATAGACTGCAACGGTGTTGGATATTTATTAAATATTTCATTAAATACTTTTTCCCAAATCCCAGACCAAGAAAGCATTCATTTATTTACTCATTTGCAGGTTAAAGAAGACGCCCATAGTCTATATGGCTTCTTTACAAAAGGCGAACGTGAGGTTTTTAGATTACTAATTTCGGTTAGTGGTATTGGTACAAATACTGCTAGAACCATGCTGTCTTCATTAACACCTAAGCAAATTCGAGAAGGTATTGCTACTGCAGATGTTGCTTTAATACAATCTATTAAAGGTATTGGAGCAAAAACTGCCCAACGTGTTATTTTAGATTTAAAAGACAAAATTCTTAAAATTTACGATATAGACGAAGTTTCTGTTAATAGAAACAATACCAACAAAGATGAAGCGTTATCTGCTTTAGAAGTTCTTGGTTTTGCCAAGAAACAAGCAGAACGAGTGGTCGACAAAATTGTTGTAGCTCAGCCAGAAGCTTCGGTAGAAGCCATAATTAAACTAGCTTTAAAAAATTTATAGTAGATTTTGAATACAACTAACCTATACTTTCACAAATCGATTAAACATAATATAGTTTTAATATTAGCAATGCTGATATCGGTATTTGCTTTTGCGCAAGATCCAGATCCTACTGTAGCTTCAGATTCTACTAAAACTGGATTTAGTATGGGTAATATTGTAATGCCAAATCCAAGCAGTGTTGAATCTAAATATACTTACGACCCAATTACAGATCGTTATGTTTATACAGAGAAAGTTGGAAGTTTTGATATTAAATACCCGTTAATTCTAACTCCTAAAGAGTACCAAGATTTAGTTTTTGCTGAAAATTTAAAAAGTTACTATAAAGACAAAATAGATGCTTTAGATCCTAATAAAGAAACCAGCGAAGACCAAAAAAAGAATTTGTTGCCAGAGTTCTACGTAAATTCAGGTTTTTTTGAAAGTATCTTTGGAGGTAATACTATAGAAGTAGTACCACAAGGTTCTTTAGAAATGGATTTAGGTGTGTTGTACACAAAACAAGAAAACCCATCTTTTTCGCCTAGAAACCAAAGTAATTTCACGTTTGATTTTGACCAGCGTATAAGCCTAAGTTTATTAGGTAAGGTAGGAACAAGGTTACAAGTAACAGCAAATTATGATACCGAAGCAACTTTCGATTTTCAGCAATTAGTAAAGCTAGAATACACACCAACCGAAGATGATATTATTCAAAAAATAGAAGTTGGTAATGTAAGTATGCCACTTAATAGCTCTTTAATTTCAGGAGCACAAAGTTTATTTGGGGTTAAAACTCAACTTCAGTTTGGTAAAACCACAATTACAGGAGTGTTTTCAGAACAAAAATCAGATACAAGATCTGTTGTAGCGCAAGGTGGAGGAACTTTAGATGAATTCGATTTCTTTATTCGTGATTACGACGAAAACCGTCACTTTTTCTTGGCACAATATTTTAGAGATACGTATAACAAAGCCTTAGAGCGTTATCCATTTATAGATAATCGTGGTTTACAAATTACAAGAGCCGAAGTTTGGATAACAAACAGAAGTAACCGTACAGAAAATGTAAGAAATATAGTAGCATTACAAGATTTAGGAGAATCTGGAACTATAGGTAATCCTGGTGTAGCAGTAACTGCTGGACCAGATGCGTTTCCAAGCAATCAAAACAACCGTTTAGACCCAACAAATATTGGCGGTGCTGGTTCGCAACTAACACAAGCAATTAGAGAAACAGCAACAGTAGAGCAAGGTAT from Lacinutrix sp. 5H-3-7-4 includes the following:
- a CDS encoding NADP-dependent malic enzyme, which encodes MSKQSKRREALVYHAKPTPGKIKVVPTKKYASQRDLALAYSPGVAEPCLEIKKDVNNVYKYTAKGNLVAVISNGTAVLGLGNIGPEASKPVMEGKGLLFKIFADIDVFDIEVDTEDVDAFIETVKNIAPTFGGINLEDIKAPEAFEIEKRLKEELDIPVMHDDQHGTAIISSAALLNALEIAEKDIKTVKVVVSGAGSAAMACVNLYVALGVKPENITMFDSEGVLHKDRTDLLDSQIKYATTIKYNSLAEAMVNSDVFLGLSVGNLVSQDMLKTMAKNPIVFAMANPDPEISYELAIDTRDDIIMATGRSDHPNQVNNVLGFPFIFRGALDVRATKINEEMKMAAVKALAKLAKESVPEQVNIAYNETRLTFGKDYIIPKPFDPRLIAEVPPAVAKAAMDSGVAKEPIVDWDKYRDSLLERLGSDNKIVRLLLNRARTNPKRVVYAEADHIDVLKAAQIVHDEGIAIPILLGRKEQIEKLKEEIEFFADVPIIDPKSDEQVEQKNKYAQVYWEQRKRRGVTLLEAQKLMRERNYFAAMMVNEGDADALISGYSRSYPQVVKPMLELIGLAPGSTRIATTNVMMTERGPMFLSDTSININPSAKDLIKIAQMTSGVVKMFGMTPVMAMTSYSNFGSSKDQTATKVREAVSYLHRRHPDLLVDGELQTDFALNSKMLQDIFPFSKLSGHKVNTLIFPNLESANITYKLLKELNKAESIGPIMMGLRKPVHILQLDASVDEIVNMTAIAVIDAQHKGKQS
- the ruvB gene encoding Holliday junction branch migration DNA helicase RuvB, whose protein sequence is MNENLNPSNENFSPEEFDIEKTLRPLSFDDFTGQDNVLENLQVFVQAANQRDEALDHTLFHGPPGLGKTTLANILANELNVGIKITSGPVLDKPGDLAGLLTNLDDRDVLFIDEIHRLSPIVEEYLYSAMEDFKIDIMIESGPNARTVQINLNPFTLVGATTRSGLLTAPMRARFGIQSRLQYYSTDLLSTIIQRSAQILNVPISMEAAIEIAGRSRGTPRIANALLRRVRDFAQIKGNGSIDIAIAKFSLEALNVDAYGLDEMDNKILSTIIDKFKGGPVGITTIATAVSESTETVEEVYEPFLIQQGFIMRTPRGREVTALAYEHLGKIKGPTQGGLF
- the queG gene encoding tRNA epoxyqueuosine(34) reductase QueG, yielding MINNKAKYTNLIKTEAKRLGFLSCGISKAEFLEAEAPRLENWLNNNMNGEMRYMENHFDKRLDPTKLVEDSKSVISLLLNYYPEETQKDSEAPKLSKYAYGNDYHHVIKSKLKTLTHYIQEEIGEVSGRAFVDSAPVLDKAWAAKSGLGWIGKHSNLLTQQVGSFYFIAELIIDLDLEYDTIVSDHCGTCTACIDACPTQAIVEPYVVDGSKCISYFTIELKDQLPNEMKGKFDSWMFGCDVCQDVCPWNKFSKAHNEPLFNPHPELLDMTKKDWEEITEDVFKKVFQKSAVKRTKFSGLTRNIKFLNE
- a CDS encoding cbb3-type cytochrome c oxidase subunit I, whose protein sequence is MSAHADTHDAHDDHHHKETFITKYIFSQDHKMIAKQYLITGTIMGVIGVMMSLMMRMQIAWPEEPNVIFKALLGKWAPEGVMDADIYLALVTIHGTIMVFFVLTAGLSGTFSNLLIPLQIGARDMASGFLNMVSYWLFFISSVIMVLSFFVEAGPAAAGWTIYPPLSALPLAQGGSGAGMTMWLVSMAIFIASSLLGSLNYVVTVINLRTKGMSMTRLPLTIWAFFVTAIIGIISFPVLLSAALLLIMDRSFGTSFFLSDIFIQGEVLHYQGGSPVLFEHLFWFLGHPEVYIVLLPALGITSEIIATNSRKPIFGYRAMVASILAIAFLSTIVWGHHMFISGMNPFLGSVFTFTTLLIAIPSAVKAFNYITTLWKGNLQMNPAMLFSIGLVSTFITGGLTGIILGDSALDINVHDTYFVVAHFHLVMGISALYGMFAGIYHWFPKMFGRMLNKNLGYVHFWVTAVCAYGVFFPMHFIGMAGLPRRYYTNSNFPLFDDLQDVNVVITLFALIGGVFQIVFLYNFFSSMFYGKKATQNPWRSNTMEWTTPVEHIHGNWPGEIPEVHRWAYDYSKPGHDVDFVSQIVPLKEGEEELQH
- the ruvA gene encoding Holliday junction branch migration protein RuvA, which codes for MITHIKGKMVEKNPTDVVIDCNGVGYLLNISLNTFSQIPDQESIHLFTHLQVKEDAHSLYGFFTKGEREVFRLLISVSGIGTNTARTMLSSLTPKQIREGIATADVALIQSIKGIGAKTAQRVILDLKDKILKIYDIDEVSVNRNNTNKDEALSALEVLGFAKKQAERVVDKIVVAQPEASVEAIIKLALKNL